Proteins encoded in a region of the Bradyrhizobium sp. CB3481 genome:
- a CDS encoding DUF2855 family protein → MQATDFIVARNDLQQCKVIETQLPDAAALPDEALLVKVTRFAFTANNITYAVLGDHLKYWQLFPAPDGFGNVPVWGLGEVIASKHPGIAAGETLFGYFPMATHLVIEAADVNKRGLRDAAAHRQGVSPVYNAYTRVSGDPAFADKQGDYQALLRPLFALSFIADDFLAENEFFGAKRVLLSSASSKTAYGLAHLVHARGIETIGLTSAGNASFVKSLGCYDEVVIYDDVNSLPEDQPVAYVDMAGNSPLRATLHQHFSEQMKYSGIIGLTHRKSSPGEAAQALPGGGAKPQFFFAPDHIRKRAKEWGPGGFDMRFGAAWAGLVPKLDHWMKVSEHRGPAAVQRAYLDTLNGRVPPDQGLILSLSE, encoded by the coding sequence GAGGCGCTGCTGGTAAAGGTCACGCGTTTCGCTTTCACCGCCAACAATATCACTTACGCTGTTCTCGGCGACCATCTGAAGTATTGGCAGCTCTTTCCGGCCCCCGACGGTTTCGGTAACGTTCCGGTATGGGGCCTTGGCGAAGTGATCGCCTCGAAGCATCCCGGCATAGCCGCCGGCGAAACCTTGTTCGGCTATTTCCCGATGGCAACGCATCTCGTCATCGAGGCCGCCGACGTCAACAAGCGCGGCTTGCGCGATGCCGCGGCGCACCGGCAGGGGGTGTCACCGGTCTATAACGCCTATACCCGGGTCAGCGGCGATCCGGCATTTGCCGATAAGCAGGGCGACTATCAGGCGCTGCTGCGGCCGCTGTTCGCGCTTTCGTTCATCGCCGATGACTTTCTCGCCGAGAACGAATTCTTTGGCGCGAAGCGCGTGCTGCTGTCCTCGGCTTCCAGCAAGACCGCCTATGGCCTCGCGCATCTCGTACACGCGCGGGGCATCGAGACGATCGGCCTGACGTCTGCCGGCAACGCCAGCTTCGTCAAATCGCTCGGCTGCTACGACGAAGTCGTGATCTATGATGACGTGAACTCGCTGCCGGAAGACCAGCCCGTGGCCTATGTCGACATGGCCGGCAACAGCCCGCTACGCGCGACGCTGCACCAACACTTCAGCGAGCAGATGAAATACAGCGGAATCATCGGGCTCACCCATCGCAAGTCGTCGCCCGGTGAGGCGGCGCAGGCGCTGCCGGGCGGGGGCGCCAAGCCACAATTCTTCTTCGCGCCGGACCACATCCGCAAGCGCGCCAAGGAATGGGGACCGGGCGGCTTCGATATGCGGTTTGGCGCCGCATGGGCCGGCCTTGTCCCGAAGCTGGACCACTGGATGAAGGTGAGCGAGCACCGCGGGCCTGCGGCGGTTCAGCGCGCCTATCTCGACACGCTGAACGGCCGCGTTCCGCCGGATCAGGGACTTATCCTGTCGTTATCGGAATAG